In Mucilaginibacter celer, one DNA window encodes the following:
- a CDS encoding sensor histidine kinase codes for MNLRVLVLTTSLGVAITLSAVNFYFQHKWYDVMVTFSVALGVSYFVFYYLIEKYIYSRIKLIYKLIHNLKLGRDLRDALGEHVSANPIADVEQEVKEWAKEKKSEIDELRKQEKFRRDFLSNISHEFKTPLFAIQGYIEALQDDDFEDKEMARQFLEKASKNVDRLSYLIKDLDEISKLESGEMPINYTKFKINDLIKEVFESLEIKGKQYHIKLIFKQKYDEPIVVNADREKIRQVLVNLIDNSFKYGKEEGSTSVSLFQLHDQVLIEVTDDGIGIEEKFLPRLFERFFRTDSSRSRQIGGSGLGLAIVKHIIEAHQQTINVRSTEGLGSTFGFTLQRAKQTIPFPNLPVLKS; via the coding sequence ATGAATTTGCGTGTACTGGTTTTAACAACCTCGCTGGGCGTGGCTATTACGCTCTCGGCGGTTAACTTTTATTTTCAGCATAAGTGGTACGATGTAATGGTGACTTTCAGCGTTGCCTTAGGCGTAAGCTACTTCGTTTTCTATTACCTTATCGAAAAATACATCTATTCACGCATCAAGCTTATCTATAAACTGATCCATAACCTGAAGCTGGGCCGTGATTTGCGCGATGCTTTGGGCGAGCACGTATCGGCCAACCCCATTGCCGATGTAGAACAGGAAGTTAAAGAATGGGCCAAAGAAAAAAAGAGCGAAATTGACGAACTGCGCAAACAGGAAAAATTTCGCCGCGACTTTTTATCCAATATCTCGCACGAGTTTAAAACGCCGCTTTTCGCCATCCAGGGTTATATAGAGGCCCTGCAGGATGATGATTTTGAAGATAAGGAAATGGCCCGCCAGTTTTTGGAAAAAGCATCAAAAAATGTTGACAGGCTGAGTTACCTGATCAAAGATCTGGACGAGATTTCGAAACTGGAATCGGGCGAAATGCCGATCAATTACACCAAATTCAAGATCAACGATTTAATAAAAGAGGTATTTGAATCGCTGGAGATTAAAGGCAAGCAATACCATATTAAGCTGATTTTTAAGCAGAAATATGATGAACCCATTGTGGTTAATGCCGACAGGGAGAAGATCCGCCAGGTGCTGGTGAACCTGATCGATAATTCGTTTAAATATGGTAAGGAGGAAGGCAGTACCTCGGTAAGCCTTTTTCAACTGCATGATCAGGTGTTGATTGAAGTTACCGATGACGGCATAGGCATTGAAGAAAAATTTTTGCCGCGCCTGTTCGAACGCTTTTTTCGTACCGATAGCAGCCGCTCAAGGCAAATTGGCGGCTCGGGACTGGGCCTGGCTATTGTTAAGCACATTATTGAGGCACATCAGCAAACCATCAATGTGCGCAGTACCGAAGGTTTGGGTTCAACATTTGGCTTCACTTTGCAGCGGGCCAAGCAAACTATACCATTCCCAAATTTACCTGTGTTAAAAAGTTAA
- a CDS encoding DUF47 domain-containing protein, whose amino-acid sequence MSLNSIFQYFVPKDKKIFFPLFEQATANVVAMATVLVEAVNSNNEATREELYKQIDKLENKGDEYTHQIYLELGKNFITPFDREDIHALATAIDDVADYIQGAANRMSLYRIDDLNEHIRKLSDLILQASIDLEKAVRELKDLRNVRNIADSCIRINSVENQADYVFDRAVADLFLYEKDAIRLIKYKEILAALETATDMCEDAANVMESILVKNA is encoded by the coding sequence ATGTCATTAAACAGCATATTCCAATATTTTGTACCAAAAGATAAAAAAATCTTTTTCCCATTGTTTGAACAGGCCACAGCCAACGTTGTAGCCATGGCCACAGTATTGGTTGAAGCTGTAAACTCCAACAACGAAGCCACCCGCGAAGAGCTTTATAAACAGATTGATAAACTGGAAAATAAAGGCGATGAGTACACCCACCAGATTTACCTGGAGCTGGGCAAGAACTTTATCACCCCTTTTGATCGCGAAGATATCCACGCACTGGCCACTGCTATTGATGATGTTGCCGATTACATACAAGGCGCTGCCAACCGTATGAGCCTGTACCGTATTGATGATTTGAACGAGCACATCCGCAAACTGTCTGACCTGATTTTACAGGCCAGCATCGATTTGGAAAAAGCGGTAAGAGAACTGAAAGACCTGCGTAACGTGCGTAACATAGCCGATTCATGCATCAGGATAAACAGCGTTGAAAACCAGGCAGATTATGTGTTTGACCGTGCCGTAGCAGATTTGTTCCTGTATGAAAAAGACGCTATCCGCCTCATCAAATACAAAGAAATTTTGGCCGCTTTAGAAACCGCCACCGATATGTGCGAAGATGCAGCCAATGTTATGGAATCAATTTTAGTTAAAAACGCTTAA
- a CDS encoding inorganic phosphate transporter: MVTSLLVVIVVLALLFDYTNGFHDAANSIATIVSTKVLTPFQAVLMAAVFNFAAYFFIKDHKVANTVSKIVIEQFVTLPVILAGLVAAITWNLITWWFGIPSSSSHTLIGGFAGAGMTNALFLGVNVAKAVEMNYVLKIIAYIVLAPFIGLLIAYIVTIVILHLCKNARPAVAERWFKRLQLVSSAALSFAHGGNDAQKVMGILYVSLIASKIIKAGDTMPEWIPLACYSAIAAGTMSGGWKIVKTMGSKITKVTPLEGVSAETAGAITLFITERFGIPVSTTHTITGSIIGVGLTKRVSAVRWGVTINLVWAWIITIPISALIAGSVFALLHFFA; encoded by the coding sequence ATGGTTACTTCCCTACTTGTAGTTATTGTTGTACTTGCCCTGCTGTTTGATTATACCAACGGTTTTCATGATGCGGCAAACTCTATTGCCACCATCGTATCCACCAAAGTATTAACACCTTTCCAGGCCGTATTAATGGCCGCGGTTTTTAACTTTGCTGCTTACTTTTTTATAAAAGACCACAAGGTGGCCAACACGGTATCAAAAATTGTTATAGAACAATTTGTTACGCTGCCGGTAATTTTAGCCGGATTGGTTGCCGCCATTACCTGGAACCTGATCACATGGTGGTTTGGCATTCCTTCAAGTTCATCGCATACATTGATAGGCGGTTTTGCCGGAGCGGGCATGACTAACGCACTTTTTTTGGGTGTTAATGTTGCCAAAGCCGTAGAGATGAATTATGTACTTAAAATTATAGCCTACATAGTTTTAGCGCCATTTATTGGTTTGCTGATAGCTTACATAGTTACCATTGTAATATTACACCTGTGTAAAAATGCACGTCCTGCTGTTGCCGAGCGTTGGTTTAAACGCCTGCAGCTGGTATCATCAGCAGCATTAAGCTTTGCTCACGGTGGTAACGATGCACAAAAGGTAATGGGTATTTTATATGTAAGCCTTATCGCATCAAAAATAATTAAAGCAGGCGATACAATGCCCGAGTGGATCCCTTTGGCCTGCTACTCGGCTATTGCTGCCGGCACCATGTCGGGCGGTTGGAAGATTGTGAAAACAATGGGCTCCAAAATTACCAAGGTAACTCCGCTTGAAGGTGTGAGCGCCGAAACCGCGGGTGCTATTACCCTGTTTATTACCGAGCGTTTCGGGATTCCGGTTTCAACTACGCATACCATTACAGGTTCAATTATAGGTGTGGGTTTAACAAAAAGGGTATCGGCCGTGCGTTGGGGCGTAACCATTAACCTGGTTTGGGCCTGGATCATCACCATACCTATTTCGGCACTGATTGCCGGTTCGGTATTTGCTTTGTTACACTTTTTTGCCTAA
- a CDS encoding DUF4197 domain-containing protein, translated as MKTKLLIIPALIAFITLSSCDTLNQVANATVQNQGTPTSLEIGNGLKQALEIGTGKSSDHLSALNGFFGNAAIKILFPPEAQKAEKTLRSLGLNSLCDNVILSLNRAAEDAAKQAKPIFVDAIKQMTLQDVTNILLGSQDAATQYFKRTTTAKLSLQFKPVIQGSLNKVNATKYYTDAAQAYNKVPFVSKINPDISDYVTQKAIEGLFVEIAKEELNIRQNLGARTTPLLQKVFGFADKKKG; from the coding sequence ATGAAAACAAAACTACTTATCATACCGGCATTAATTGCCTTTATTACTTTAAGCAGCTGTGATACCCTTAACCAGGTAGCCAACGCAACCGTTCAAAACCAGGGCACACCAACCTCGCTCGAAATTGGCAACGGCTTAAAGCAGGCGCTTGAAATAGGCACCGGCAAAAGTTCCGACCATCTTTCGGCACTTAACGGTTTTTTTGGCAACGCAGCCATTAAAATCCTTTTCCCGCCCGAAGCACAAAAAGCCGAGAAAACTTTACGCAGTTTGGGTTTGAATAGCCTTTGCGATAATGTGATCCTATCGCTTAACCGTGCTGCCGAAGATGCAGCCAAACAGGCCAAACCTATCTTTGTTGATGCCATTAAGCAAATGACCTTACAGGATGTTACCAATATTTTATTGGGAAGCCAGGATGCGGCAACACAATATTTTAAACGTACTACAACGGCTAAACTTAGCTTACAGTTTAAACCTGTAATACAAGGCAGCTTAAACAAGGTTAACGCCACCAAATACTACACCGATGCTGCCCAGGCTTACAATAAAGTTCCTTTTGTATCAAAAATTAATCCCGATATCAGCGATTATGTAACCCAAAAAGCTATTGAAGGGTTGTTTGTGGAGATAGCTAAAGAGGAACTGAACATCCGTCAAAACCTTGGCGCACGCACTACACCTTTATTGCAAAAGGTATTTGGTTTTGCTGATAAGAAGAAAGGATAA
- a CDS encoding carboxypeptidase-like regulatory domain-containing protein, which produces MQIQKYLAGELDARAMHKLEMQALDDPFLMDALEGYGSVKTDQHLNLADLSRRLQERTKEERGFVIPWKVWPIAASVLIVLTIGGLYLKKSANTELKPDKNIADNNITPPIPIVGDTIKKGDTIKSPLVAKQASKFFTPGGKRKSTKASANAIYQQEISAGDNKMANNLVPAANSGFGSEPPAATENKSTYQYNVKPDVSLDERVALGYTSSIKRDSTAQNLLGLNAKTTAKPTPPALFKLQGKVDGVTSTPAPGFSNKAAAESLYIAGTIISRDDGSPIIGAAIRIKGTNRSTVTDVNGKFSLSSPVDNATLDVAYIGYQHRQVSATRGDSVKIALAEDKSALSEVVVSAYGRKRDDDDSDAPAVVAAHPQLGWSALKKYLQTNAVLPDGTTGTVTVIFTVFPSGIIDEFGIKKGLNETANQKAIELIKNGPSWVGNTNHKPEQVTVKVKFQKQQ; this is translated from the coding sequence TTGCAAATACAAAAGTACCTTGCCGGCGAGCTTGATGCCCGTGCTATGCACAAGCTTGAAATGCAAGCGCTTGACGATCCGTTTTTAATGGATGCCCTTGAAGGTTATGGGAGTGTCAAAACCGACCAGCACCTTAACCTGGCCGATCTGTCGCGCCGTTTGCAGGAACGAACCAAAGAAGAACGTGGTTTTGTTATTCCGTGGAAGGTTTGGCCTATAGCGGCTTCTGTTTTAATTGTGCTTACCATTGGCGGGCTGTACCTAAAAAAATCGGCAAATACAGAGCTCAAGCCTGATAAAAACATTGCAGACAATAATATTACGCCGCCGATACCGATAGTTGGCGATACTATAAAAAAAGGCGATACCATAAAATCGCCGCTGGTTGCGAAGCAGGCATCAAAGTTTTTTACTCCCGGAGGCAAACGAAAATCGACCAAAGCATCTGCAAATGCCATTTACCAACAGGAAATTTCGGCAGGCGATAATAAAATGGCTAACAACCTTGTACCAGCTGCCAATAGTGGTTTTGGCTCTGAACCGCCTGCAGCAACCGAAAATAAGAGTACGTACCAATACAACGTAAAACCTGATGTAAGCCTTGACGAAAGGGTTGCCTTAGGTTATACCTCATCAATTAAAAGAGACTCGACAGCTCAGAATTTATTGGGGTTAAACGCCAAAACTACCGCCAAACCCACCCCTCCGGCGTTATTTAAATTACAGGGTAAGGTTGACGGTGTAACTTCAACCCCGGCACCCGGCTTCAGCAATAAAGCCGCTGCTGAATCATTGTATATAGCCGGTACCATTATTTCGAGAGATGACGGTTCGCCTATTATCGGCGCGGCCATCAGGATAAAAGGCACTAACCGCAGTACCGTAACTGATGTTAACGGCAAATTTTCGCTTTCATCCCCGGTTGATAATGCCACGCTTGATGTGGCTTATATCGGTTACCAGCACCGCCAGGTTAGCGCCACACGCGGCGACAGTGTAAAAATTGCTTTAGCCGAAGATAAAAGCGCGCTTAGTGAAGTTGTAGTGTCCGCCTACGGCCGCAAACGGGATGATGACGATAGCGATGCACCCGCCGTTGTGGCAGCACACCCGCAGCTTGGTTGGAGCGCTCTGAAAAAATATCTGCAAACCAATGCCGTATTGCCCGATGGAACAACGGGAACAGTAACGGTTATATTCACCGTTTTCCCGAGCGGAATAATTGATGAGTTCGGCATCAAAAAAGGCTTGAACGAAACGGCTAACCAAAAAGCCATTGAGTTGATTAAAAACGGCCCATCATGGGTTGGCAACACCAACCATAAACCCGAGCAGGTTACGGTGAAAGTGAAGTTTCAGAAACAGCAGTAG
- a CDS encoding RNA polymerase sigma factor, translating to MNLFIKPKKPGTSTDEELLSDYRANGNLTVLGSLYQRYMQLIYGICLKYLKDEELAKDAVMGIFEELVDKVQKHDIKQFRNWVYVLGRNYCLMQLRSGKKLDLVNLDEVMEFTPLVHHDDNNKEETLKALESCIEKLTGAQKQSIDLFYLKEKCYKEIAEITGYTLNEVKSYIQNGKRNLKICLERNSA from the coding sequence ATGAACCTATTTATAAAACCCAAAAAACCAGGGACATCAACAGACGAGGAACTACTTAGTGATTATCGGGCAAACGGTAACCTAACGGTTTTGGGCAGCTTATACCAACGGTATATGCAGCTTATTTATGGCATTTGCCTTAAATATCTGAAAGATGAAGAACTGGCCAAAGATGCCGTAATGGGTATTTTTGAAGAGCTGGTTGATAAAGTGCAGAAGCATGATATTAAACAGTTCAGAAACTGGGTTTACGTACTTGGGCGCAATTATTGTTTGATGCAATTGCGAAGCGGTAAAAAATTAGACCTGGTTAATTTAGATGAGGTTATGGAATTTACCCCACTTGTGCATCATGATGATAATAACAAGGAAGAAACACTAAAAGCGCTTGAAAGCTGTATTGAAAAGCTAACGGGTGCACAAAAACAAAGTATCGATCTTTTTTATTTAAAAGAGAAGTGCTATAAAGAAATTGCCGAAATAACCGGGTATACCTTAAATGAGGTGAAAAGCTATATCCAAAACGGCAAGCGTAATTTAAAAATTTGCCTCGAACGTAACAGTGCATAG
- a CDS encoding mechanosensitive ion channel family protein, with amino-acid sequence MENVSVYTAAFISWISTFGLNLLSALLVFVIGLYIINWLGRIFNTSMAKGKIDVSLQSFFSSLMMAGLRVLLLITVAGMLGIQTTSFVAIIGALGLAVGLALQGSLANFAGGVLILVFKPFKVGDIIESQGQNGAVIEIQIFNTVLLTPDNKTVILANGAVSNNTVVNYSRHGSIRVDISLEIEPQNDMDVIRQIAIDACLSHPLVLANPAPVVNVSKINEGKIAIGICPYAKAHDYWTVFFGTQELIKKAFDEHKVGMPKPHFYITQRPVHTTAIA; translated from the coding sequence ATGGAAAATGTATCTGTTTACACTGCCGCGTTTATTTCATGGATAAGCACCTTCGGTCTTAATTTATTAAGCGCCCTGCTTGTTTTCGTTATCGGTCTTTATATTATTAACTGGCTTGGCCGCATTTTTAACACATCAATGGCTAAAGGCAAAATTGATGTATCGCTGCAATCGTTTTTCAGCAGTTTAATGATGGCAGGTTTACGCGTATTGTTGCTGATAACCGTTGCCGGCATGCTGGGCATTCAAACAACATCGTTTGTTGCTATTATCGGTGCGCTTGGCCTGGCTGTAGGTTTGGCCCTGCAGGGCTCGTTGGCCAACTTTGCAGGTGGCGTGCTTATCCTGGTTTTCAAGCCTTTTAAAGTTGGCGATATCATCGAATCGCAGGGGCAAAACGGCGCGGTGATTGAAATCCAGATTTTTAACACCGTATTGCTTACACCCGATAATAAAACGGTGATACTGGCAAACGGTGCAGTATCAAACAATACCGTTGTAAACTACAGCAGGCACGGCAGCATCCGGGTAGATATCTCGTTGGAGATTGAACCTCAAAACGATATGGATGTTATACGCCAGATTGCTATTGATGCCTGTCTGTCGCACCCTCTTGTTTTAGCTAACCCGGCGCCGGTTGTTAACGTATCTAAAATAAATGAAGGCAAGATAGCGATAGGTATTTGCCCATATGCTAAAGCTCATGATTACTGGACGGTATTTTTCGGAACCCAGGAACTTATTAAAAAAGCATTTGATGAGCATAAAGTTGGGATGCCCAAGCCTCATTTTTATATTACCCAACGCCCTGTACATACTACAGCTATTGCTTAA